The Dehalobacter sp. DCM sequence AAGGTGCCAGGCCGTGCGCCATATTCATAGAGCTTTATTTGAAAGTCCTGTACATGCGTCATTTCGTTACCCATTGCTTGTATGATGATTTGGTTGAGAGCATTTTTCTGTTTTGTAATCTGAAATTTATAGATATTGACTGCCATAATTTCAAACGTATGCAATTTTTTCAGACCCGACCGGATGTTTGCTAACTGCAAAGGATCAACAGAATCGCACCGAAAGCGTATATCCTGGGGTTCAACGGGTCCTCGAATATGATATGTTTCCATTATGTTCTCCTCCCCTCGAAAAATCTCCTGACACTATTATAGCGATGTATTCGACACGGGACAATATAGCCTATGCCCATTCCCGTCATGTATAATAGGCAATAGGGCGAAAAATACATGAAAATTTTGAAAATAACCGATGATTGGTGGAGTGAAGACGATGATCATTTATGATATTACAAAGATGCTTTTTCCCGGTATGGCTGTATATCCCAATGATCCGGTGTTTCGTATGCGCCAAGTATATTCGATTGAGCAAGACGGTTATACTCTCTCGGAAATTACTCTTGGTTCACATACGGGTACGCATCTGGATGCGCCTTGCCATTGCTTGCCGGGGAAGGAAGGGGTTGATCAAATCCCGTTAGAATATCTTATAGGCCCCGCCAAAGTGATTCAAATCCAAACTGAAGTGATACACGAGGAAGATATTATTGATAAAGGGATTAATCGCGGTGACAGGATTCTATTTAAAACGCAGAATTCACTTCTTAATGATCACGAAAAATTTCAAGAAAAGTATGTCTATCTTTCTGAGGATGCCGCCCGATATCTTGCCGAAAAAAAGATAAAATTAATAGGCACAGATTACTATTCCATCGATGCCTACACCTGTCATGATTATACCTGTCATAAAATACTTTTGGAAGCGCAGATACCAATTTTAGAAGGACTCAATCTTACGGATGTACCCGAAGGAATATATTATCTTGCGGCATTACCACTTAAGATTCTGGGATGTGACGGCAGTCCTGTCCGTGCAGTGCTGCTCCAAGACGAACCCCATTACTCAGAAAGGTGTTCAAGCCCTTGCGTCAGTATACGGTAAACATGATCATCGTTCAAGGAATACACACTGGTTTTCCCTTTGCGATTAATACTGACCAGCTTATTCTGACGAAGGATTCGTAGTTGATGCGAGACTGCGGATTGACTCATTCCCAAAGTGTCGGCTATTTCATTGACATAAAGCTCGTTGTCAAGTAAAGCAAAGAGGATCCGGATACGGGAGACATCGCCAAAAACTTTATAAAAGTCTGCTAATTCCAGAGACAATGCAGTGCCTGGAAGGTTATGCCTGGCTTTTTCCGAGCCGGGGGCTTGAAATAGTGACATAGACACACCTCCTCTTGAGCAGAGAATATTTATTGTATGAGCATATGTACATATGTAATTTTATCATGTGCATTGTCTATGTCAATCGGTAAAGGTCACAGGGTATTATTTTTTTTGGATGTGAAACACACCGGACAGGTGATCCTTAAGATGAGTCCATAGTAAGCCTCCCAGAAAGACAAACCCAAAGAAGCCCATTAATGGATATACTGTCGATATAATCTTAGAAAATCCATATTGAGCAGCTATTACTGCAGCCAATGAAGCGAGACCTGCCCATAGGATCCGCTGTCTATTTCCATAAGCCATCCTTGCAGCAAAACCGTAAAGGATGCTCACCGCGGTTGTATAGATCTCTAAGATGAGAATCAGGCCGAATACTAATGCGAATAGCGGGCTGAACTTTGATGCCAAATATACCATTGGGACCTGAAACGGCAGGATCTCCGGCACGCCGCTGATGACAGCAAGATCGATGGCCAGTATCCCTATACCAAGCCCAAGCCCTCCAAGGATACCTCCCAGAAGGAGGTTTTTTCGGCTATTTGCTTCTACGCCTAATGGGGAAAGAATAGCTACTGCTAGAATAATGTTATACGATACATAGAGGATAGCAGAAAATGGCCAGCTGGTCTGTGATGGGGCTTCAATTGACTCAAGCAAAGCAATTTTCGAGGCGGTTAGAGGATCTGTCATCAAGGAAAATAACGCAACGCCGATAACGGCACAAAGTAGAAATGGCACAACTAACCCGATCACACGAATCACATTTTTAACACCGGTACTGACAGTTAGAAAGGACAGAAGGATTACTGCGATGCTGCCGATAAACGGTGGCAGGCCTAACTGCTCTTCCGCCACTGCGCCGGAACCTGCCGCCATGACCACAAGTACTCCCAGGAAACTGATCGTGATGAACCAATCCATCACAACCCCCAGTCTTTTACCAAAAGTAAAACGGACGAGTTCCAAGTGAGAATCAGCATGTCGTTCTTTCGAAATGAACATGATGAGTATTCCAAAATAGCTAAACAGGATAGCGGAGACAACGATACCAATAAATCCTTTCATTCCATAAAAGGAAAAAAACTGCAGAACTTCCTGTCCGGTTGCAAATCCTGCTCCTACAATTGTACCGATAAAGGCTGCCGCAATCGATAGTGTGGAAAATTGTTTTGTTTTCTTCATTTTTACACCCGCTTTCCTCCGACCATCCGGATCATGGTTCTTGAAGGTTCAGTGATTAACAGACTCCTACAGATATTTATGATATAATTGGCTGGAAATGAACTGAACCGTATGCAGAATAAGTAAATATGGTGTAAAATATTGACTGGATGTCACTTGGCACCGGAACTTGTGGCACCCAGACTGATTTGGGGTATAAAAAATGTACAGGAAAGTGTACAAAGATTTAGAGAACGTTGTACTGGCAGCTATGGAGGTATAAAAATGTCACCTGAAAAAAGTAAAAAATATGCGATTATGATCATTGCAGTATTCTGTCTCATCATTGTGACTGGTATCGGCAATTTTCGGGCACAACAGCTTGCCGTTAATTTAACTGGAGACAGGGTCACCCATGCCATTGATCTAGCGGCGGCCGAGCTCAATCTGGAGAAACTTCAGGAGCTGATCCAATCGCATGATGAAAAAGGTATGTATTATGAAGAATTACGGTCAGATCTTATAAGAATAAAGACTGATCATGAGCTTGAGAATATTTACATACTATACAAAGACGAGTCAAGCAAAGAAAAGTTCTATATCGCTGATGCGAGGCAAGACGATGATCCGATGCATATTATGCCGGGACAGCTTTTAGAAAGGTCATCCTCTGCTATAGAGAATACGTTGAAGGGCAAAGTGGTCCATGATGTGTACTATACAACATCCTTGGGTGAAATGGTCTCCAGTTATCAGGGAATAAAAGATAGCAATGGCAAAACGATTGCTGTAATAGCGGGAGACGTTCAGGCAGGAAGCTTTACTCAATTTCTTTTTCTGACTCGGTATGTACAGATGGGAATTATTGCTGTAAGTTTGATTCTAATCGGGTGTGTATCCCTCATCGGGAAAAAGCGGCTTAAAAATTAATGATAGAACTCTCATAAAATTAAGATCAAGCAACATTGAAATTGAATGAAATGAATAATGAAGAATAAGCAGACCCCCTACCGGAAATATTAGAAAGGTAATGGCATATATATCCGGGGGGGGATTTTCTTTGCGTGGGTATTGTTTGGAAATAGGTTCAAAAAAATATCACCAAGAAATGTCGCAAAAAATTAATGATTTACGTAATAATGATCGGTTGCCGATCGCTATACAAGAAATTAGCGGTGATAGGTATTTATGCCTGCTCTGTACCTATAACAATTTAAATGAAAAACAGAGCAAGACATTGACGATTCGAATTTACAATTATTACTTGGCTAGGGCTTTAGCAGAAACTGTTTTGCAGGATTGGGAAGTCGTGTTTACCAAAAAGGCATTGAAAAGAGACTTTAATATGTCTGACGATGAGATTTCAAGAATCTATCCTCGTATTCAACACTATTTGAACAATGCTGAACACGTATATCTTCCTGAATTAAGAAAACGGCTCTTAATAAAATCACTGCTTGAATTTTTCGATTCGCATAGAAAAATCGATCTGGACGGTTTTATGGACTTTCGTGCTGAAAAGTATAAGCGCGAGCTCAAGAAACAAATTGCACGTGGGGTGAACGCCTGCACCCTTGAACAGGAACATGATGGTTTTATACAGCTGCTTAAGCGCTTTTACCAAGCAAAACCCATGGATAACCGTATACTGCATATGGTCATGAATCAGTTGGAAGGTGTTCATTTCTATGACGCGGCTATGAAAAATATTGATAAAGAGTATACTTGTCTTTCGGAAAATATCATCAGGAACTACGAGTCCTATGAGGATTTACTGATCGGAATTTTGGTGAAATATGCCCCTGGGAAATTAATCATCCATACAGATACCCAGCGGCCGAAGGAAATGCTCATGATCCTCGGTGACGTGTTTGGTGAGCGTTTGACGTATTGTCCTGGATGCTCTCTATGTAAGGAAGAATTGATTGACAATAAACCAAAACAGGTATAATCTATATATTAGTAATTTTATATCCAAACGATGAAGGGGACAGTATCCCGAATGGACTGCAGTACAGAGAGAAATGTCTTGGGCTGGAAGCATTTCTGCAGAGTTGGGGAGAAGACCGCCCTGGAGTGCCGAGCCGAAAGCGATGAATAGGCCGGACGTTGATCTGCGTTAAGGATCCCAAGGAAAATGGCAGAATTGCTTCGCGATTACTGTTTTTGAATTTGGGTGGAACCACGGGTTTTTATAGCTTTCGTCCCATAGATGGGCGGGAGCTTTTTATTTTAGGCATATAAAACAGTGAATTAGATCAAATAATATCAGCGTTATCACGATGACGCAAATAATTAAGGAGTGAAATCAGCATGGTGAATGTAACATTAAAAGATGGTTCTGTCCGCCAAGTAGAACAGGGATCGACGGTTTTGGATCTTGCGGCAGCAATTTCTCAAGGACTCGCCAAAGCTGCCGTCGCTGGCAAAGTAAATGGGGAAGTTAAAGATCTTGTTTTCCCTCTGGAAAAAGATTCACAGGTGGAAATTTTAACATTGGACAGCGAAGAAGGTCTGGAAGTCATGCGGCACTCTGCTTCTCACCTCCTGGCTCAGGCGGTGAAGCATTTGTTTCCAGGAACGGTCTTAGGAATCGGGCCGGCTATCGCTAATGGTTTCTACTATGATTTTGATTCTTCGCATACGTTTACGCCGGAGGATCTGGTTCGGATTGAAGAAGAAATGAAGAGACTAGCTAAAGAAGACTTTAAGTACGAACGCCGGGAAGTAAGCCGTAAGGAAGCACTGGATTACTTTGCAGAAATAGGCGAAAAATTCAAGATTGAGCTTATCAACGATCTGCCGGAAGATGTTAAGATATCGCTATATACGCAGGGAGACTTCACTGATCTCTGTGCTGGCCCGCATGTCCCGGGAACGAAAGTGCTTAAAGCGTTTAAACTGCAAAATTTAGCCGGGGCTTACTGGCGCGGCAGCGAGAAGAACAAAATGCTGCAGCGAATCTATGGATTGGCCTTTGCCAAAAATTCCGATTTAGAAAACTATCTGTTCAAGTTGGAAGAGGCCAAACGGCGCGATCACCGCAAGCTTGGCATGGAACTTGATCTTTTTAGCCTGCATGATGAAGGTCCTGGGTTCCCATTCTTCCATCCCAAGGGTATGGTACTGAGAAACGCGCTGGAGGATTTCTGGCGTAAGGAACATCAGAAACGGGGTTATGTCGAGATTCGGACACCGATTATTCTTAATGTTGGCCTTTGGCAGCAGTCGGGGCATTGGGACCATTATAAAGACAACATGTATTTTACCAAGATCGATGAAGATGATTATGCGGTTAAGCCGATGAATTGCCCAGGTGGTATGATCATGTACAAGACGAAACTGCACAGCTACCGGGATCTTCCGATCCGTTGCGGCGAGCTTGGTTTAGTACACCGTCATGAACTATCGGGGGCTCTGCATGGTCTACTCCGGGTACGGAATTTTACCCAGGATGATGCCCATATTTTTATGCTGCCATCACAGATCAAACAAGAAATCATTGGTGTTATTGACTTAGTAGACTATTTCTATAAAATATTCGGTTTTGAATATCACGTTGAATTGTCGACGCGGCCGGAAGATTCTATGGGATCCGATGAGGACTGGGAAATTGCTACCAACGCTTTAAAAGAAGCATTAGAAGCGAAAGGTATGGCTTACAAGATCAATCCGGGAGATGGCGCATTCTACGGTCCAAAGATAGACTTCCATCTTAAAGACTGTTTAGACAGGACTTGGCAATGCGGCACAATCCAATTGGATTTCCAAATGCCCGAGCGGTTTGATCTGACCTATATCGGCGAAGATGGAGATAAACATCGCCCGGTTATGATTCATCGTGTGGTTTACGGAAGTATTGAACGTTTTATTGCGCTGTTAACTGAACAGTATGCCGGCGCTTTTCCGGTTTGGCTATCACCAGAGCAGGTACGTATTCTGCCCATCAGTGACAAGCACAGCGACTATGCCAGAAAAGTGAAGGATATTATCAGTGGGCAGGAAATAAGAGCTGAACTTGATGAACGGCGAGAAAAGATTAATTATAAAATCAGAGAGGCCCAGACAGAGAAAGTGCCGTTTGCCCTTGTTGTAGGAGATAAGGAAGCCGAAGAAGGGACTGTCTCGGTGCGTCGTTATGGTGAGCAAAAGACCAGCGTGATGAAACTGGAGGACTTTATTACGTTGATCCAGGAAGAAATTAAATCAAAAAAATTACCTTCCTTTAATCAGAACTAACATGAAGACAATGAGATGGATCAAGAATCAGGATCGGGATCAATGCCGCGATGCGATGACGGAAGCGAAACGGCGTTAAACTAACAACGATACAGCCGTACACCTTCAGGAAGTGGAGGGTTCTATTTGATTGAAATGAAGCACTGGAATACATTAAAACCAGGTGAATCTTTTGTGGCTTTCTTTCTTATTCGACGTGTTGAAAGTAAAACGACAAGTGGGGGAAAGAGCTATCTGGATATTGTCATGGGTGATGCGGTTGGAGAAATTACGGCAAGACTGTGGGACAGCAAACAGGAAGACGCACTGCGATTTACCAATAATATACTGGTTAAAGTCAAGGGGAGTATCGTGGAATGGCAAGGAAAGAAACAGGTCAAAATCGATAAGATACGTGAAGCTGCCGACACTGACGGAGTCTCTATTCAGGACTTTGTACCGACTGCACCCCATTCCCCTCAGGATATGTACGCCGAACTTTTAGCGTATATGTCCCGGATCGAAAATGATAAACTCAGAGAAACAGTGGCGCTGCTGATAGAGGAAGCCGGGGAAAGTTTATTGATCCATCCTGCAGCGCTGCAAAACCACCATGCCCTACGTTCAGGGCTCTTGTATCATACGGTGACGATGCTCAAAGCGGGAGAAAAGTTAGCCCAAGTATATTCATTTCTGGATACGGACCTGCTCTTTGCCGGTACGATTTTGCATGACCTTGCAAAATTGGATGAAATCAAAGCCAATGAGATAGGAATTGCCACGGAGTATTCGTGTCAAGGGCAGCTTCTCGGCCACTTGGTACAAGGTATCCTGAAAATTGAAAAGGCGGCTCGCACGGTTGGACTGGATGAAGAAACCACTCTCTTACTTGAACATATGCTCTTGTCTCATCATTATGAACCTGAGTTTGGCAGTCCGAAACGGCCTATGTTCCCTGAAGCCGAGATCCTGCATTATTTAGACATCATGGATGCCCGGATGTTCGATATGCAAAAAGCATTAAGTGAGACCGAAAAAGGGTGTTTCACAGATAAACTTTGGACGTTGGATAACAGAAGGTTATACAAGAGGTGAATATGATGTTCCCGACAAAAGTCAACAAACCGTTTTGGACAGCGATTTGTCTAATTATAATAGGGGTGATGCTTTTTTCCGGATGCAGTATCGGCGAAAAAAAATTACCTTCAGACGAGGCGAATTATTCGATCCGGGTAGGGCTGATTACCAGTCAGGAAGGTGTCGATGATCCCGCTTATCAAATGGCCTGGGAAGGGCTGCAAAAAGCTGAACAGGAGCTAAATGCCGGTATTCAATTTGTAGCGGCTCAAAATGAAAAGGATTATCCCAAGCAGCTTGCGGACTTGAAATCTAAGGGTTGCCAAGTCATATTCACGATTGGAAATTCAGCAACAGCAGCTGTCCTCGAGGCGGCAAAAAGCAATCCCAAAATCAAATATATTTGTTTAGACAGCAGTATCGACGGTCAACTTCCTGAAAATGTACTTGCTGTTACTTACCGGACCGAGGAAGCCGCCTTCCTCGCAGGTTATATAGCCGCAAAAACAACAACATCCCACGTCGTAGGTTATATTGCCGGTGATAATCAATTGACATCAAAACCATTATATTATGGTTTCAGGGCCGGGGTGCGATTTGTCCATCCAAATTGCGAGATACTCAAAGGAGTTGCAGCGACCTATACAAACAAAAACCGTGTGGAGGAGATGACAGGAGCGATGTTGGAGTCTCAGGCGGATGTTGTTTTTCATACCGCAGGTATGGCGGGTAAAGGGATGATTGAGGCGATGAAGGATGCTGGAAAGTACGCGATTGGATCTGACGTTGATCAGAACGACGTAGCTCCTGAAACCGTTCTTACTTCCGTTATTAAAGAAAATGGACAGGTAGCGTACGACATCATCAAACAAATTGAAGATAATACACTTGTTTTTGGAAAAAGCGTTTCATACGGACTGGCAGAAAACGGTGTTAGTCTTGCTGAAAAGACTAACACAATGCTGCCGGAGGATACGTACAATCAACTGATGGCATACCAGCAAAAAATTATTGACGGAAAAATAACCGTTCCATCCAATGAAAATGGAAAGCTTGTCGTCACGAATTAAGCACGTTGTACCTGTTGACATCCAACAAGCAAATCGGTATAATATTTAATGCAAAGTAGAAGCCATCCGCTTCTCACCTCATGACCAAAGTTGATGAGGTACCTGGTGAGTTTTCCTGTACGGAGCATACTCATTTTGTGTAAATAGGAGACGGGTGGAGTACTCGTCTTTTTTATATTCAATAGGCCGTCGGCCAATTTTTGGAGGTGATTCATTATCAAACAAGAATTACGGATTAATGAAGAAATCCGGGCTCGGGAAGTTCGTTTAGTTGGTGAAGAAGGAGAACAACTCGGGATTTTTCCTCTCAAAGAAGCGTTAAACGTCGCCGCAGAAAAAGCTCTTGATTTAGTTGAGATTGCTCCTGCTGCCAAACCGCCGGTTTGCAAAGTTATGGATTATGGGAAGTTTAAGTATGAGCAGGCAAAGCGAGACAAAGAAGCACGTAAAAAGCAAAAAGTTGTAGAGATCAAAGAAGTCAAGCTCCGCCCGAATATCGAAGACCATGATTTTATGACCAAGATGCGCAATGCTCAACGCTTTTTAAGCGATGGCGATAAAGTAAAAGTTACGATCATGTTCCGGGGACGCGAAATTACGCATCCGGATCAAGGTAAGATCTTGTGCCTCCGCTTGGCTGAGCTTCTTCAAGAAGAAGCCCTTGTCGAGCGTGAACCAAAAGTGGAAGGCCGCAACATGGTTATGATCCTAACTCCTTCCGCACATAAACACGAATAATATGAAAAGGGGGTCGTCCATCAATGCCTAAAATGAAAACACATCGTGGAGCTGCAAAACGTGTTAAAAAAACCGGTACTGGCAAAATTGTTTGTTAT is a genomic window containing:
- a CDS encoding demethoxyubiquinone hydroxylase family protein, coding for METYHIRGPVEPQDIRFRCDSVDPLQLANIRSGLKKLHTFEIMAVNIYKFQITKQKNALNQIIIQAMGNEMTHVQDFQIKLYEYGARPGTFRWTFWLAGMIIGLTSRLLGKNAMIKAGIWTEQKAVTDYQKIIQSASWDSDTLAVITHNLQDEYHHIETLQGLLNT
- a CDS encoding cyclase family protein; the protein is MIGGVKTMIIYDITKMLFPGMAVYPNDPVFRMRQVYSIEQDGYTLSEITLGSHTGTHLDAPCHCLPGKEGVDQIPLEYLIGPAKVIQIQTEVIHEEDIIDKGINRGDRILFKTQNSLLNDHEKFQEKYVYLSEDAARYLAEKKIKLIGTDYYSIDAYTCHDYTCHKILLEAQIPILEGLNLTDVPEGIYYLAALPLKILGCDGSPVRAVLLQDEPHYSERCSSPCVSIR
- a CDS encoding ArsR/SmtB family transcription factor produces the protein MSLFQAPGSEKARHNLPGTALSLELADFYKVFGDVSRIRILFALLDNELYVNEIADTLGMSQSAVSHQLRILRQNKLVSINRKGKTSVYSLNDDHVYRILTQGLEHLSE
- a CDS encoding YkvI family membrane protein, whose protein sequence is MKKTKQFSTLSIAAAFIGTIVGAGFATGQEVLQFFSFYGMKGFIGIVVSAILFSYFGILIMFISKERHADSHLELVRFTFGKRLGVVMDWFITISFLGVLVVMAAGSGAVAEEQLGLPPFIGSIAVILLSFLTVSTGVKNVIRVIGLVVPFLLCAVIGVALFSLMTDPLTASKIALLESIEAPSQTSWPFSAILYVSYNIILAVAILSPLGVEANSRKNLLLGGILGGLGLGIGILAIDLAVISGVPEILPFQVPMVYLASKFSPLFALVFGLILILEIYTTAVSILYGFAARMAYGNRQRILWAGLASLAAVIAAQYGFSKIISTVYPLMGFFGFVFLGGLLWTHLKDHLSGVFHIQKK
- the ytxC gene encoding putative sporulation protein YtxC gives rise to the protein MSQKINDLRNNDRLPIAIQEISGDRYLCLLCTYNNLNEKQSKTLTIRIYNYYLARALAETVLQDWEVVFTKKALKRDFNMSDDEISRIYPRIQHYLNNAEHVYLPELRKRLLIKSLLEFFDSHRKIDLDGFMDFRAEKYKRELKKQIARGVNACTLEQEHDGFIQLLKRFYQAKPMDNRILHMVMNQLEGVHFYDAAMKNIDKEYTCLSENIIRNYESYEDLLIGILVKYAPGKLIIHTDTQRPKEMLMILGDVFGERLTYCPGCSLCKEELIDNKPKQV
- the thrS gene encoding threonine--tRNA ligase; translated protein: MVNVTLKDGSVRQVEQGSTVLDLAAAISQGLAKAAVAGKVNGEVKDLVFPLEKDSQVEILTLDSEEGLEVMRHSASHLLAQAVKHLFPGTVLGIGPAIANGFYYDFDSSHTFTPEDLVRIEEEMKRLAKEDFKYERREVSRKEALDYFAEIGEKFKIELINDLPEDVKISLYTQGDFTDLCAGPHVPGTKVLKAFKLQNLAGAYWRGSEKNKMLQRIYGLAFAKNSDLENYLFKLEEAKRRDHRKLGMELDLFSLHDEGPGFPFFHPKGMVLRNALEDFWRKEHQKRGYVEIRTPIILNVGLWQQSGHWDHYKDNMYFTKIDEDDYAVKPMNCPGGMIMYKTKLHSYRDLPIRCGELGLVHRHELSGALHGLLRVRNFTQDDAHIFMLPSQIKQEIIGVIDLVDYFYKIFGFEYHVELSTRPEDSMGSDEDWEIATNALKEALEAKGMAYKINPGDGAFYGPKIDFHLKDCLDRTWQCGTIQLDFQMPERFDLTYIGEDGDKHRPVMIHRVVYGSIERFIALLTEQYAGAFPVWLSPEQVRILPISDKHSDYARKVKDIISGQEIRAELDERREKINYKIREAQTEKVPFALVVGDKEAEEGTVSVRRYGEQKTSVMKLEDFITLIQEEIKSKKLPSFNQN
- a CDS encoding 3'-5' exoribonuclease YhaM family protein, producing the protein MKHWNTLKPGESFVAFFLIRRVESKTTSGGKSYLDIVMGDAVGEITARLWDSKQEDALRFTNNILVKVKGSIVEWQGKKQVKIDKIREAADTDGVSIQDFVPTAPHSPQDMYAELLAYMSRIENDKLRETVALLIEEAGESLLIHPAALQNHHALRSGLLYHTVTMLKAGEKLAQVYSFLDTDLLFAGTILHDLAKLDEIKANEIGIATEYSCQGQLLGHLVQGILKIEKAARTVGLDEETTLLLEHMLLSHHYEPEFGSPKRPMFPEAEILHYLDIMDARMFDMQKALSETEKGCFTDKLWTLDNRRLYKR
- a CDS encoding BMP family lipoprotein — translated: MMFPTKVNKPFWTAICLIIIGVMLFSGCSIGEKKLPSDEANYSIRVGLITSQEGVDDPAYQMAWEGLQKAEQELNAGIQFVAAQNEKDYPKQLADLKSKGCQVIFTIGNSATAAVLEAAKSNPKIKYICLDSSIDGQLPENVLAVTYRTEEAAFLAGYIAAKTTTSHVVGYIAGDNQLTSKPLYYGFRAGVRFVHPNCEILKGVAATYTNKNRVEEMTGAMLESQADVVFHTAGMAGKGMIEAMKDAGKYAIGSDVDQNDVAPETVLTSVIKENGQVAYDIIKQIEDNTLVFGKSVSYGLAENGVSLAEKTNTMLPEDTYNQLMAYQQKIIDGKITVPSNENGKLVVTN
- the infC gene encoding translation initiation factor IF-3 — encoded protein: MKQELRINEEIRAREVRLVGEEGEQLGIFPLKEALNVAAEKALDLVEIAPAAKPPVCKVMDYGKFKYEQAKRDKEARKKQKVVEIKEVKLRPNIEDHDFMTKMRNAQRFLSDGDKVKVTIMFRGREITHPDQGKILCLRLAELLQEEALVEREPKVEGRNMVMILTPSAHKHE